A genomic stretch from Etheostoma cragini isolate CJK2018 chromosome 8, CSU_Ecrag_1.0, whole genome shotgun sequence includes:
- the tmem138 gene encoding transmembrane protein 138: protein MLQTSNYSLVLLIQLTLLAYDLFVNSFSELLRAAPVIQLVLFIIQDIAILFNVIIVLLMMFNTYVFQVGLLSLLLERFRALLILSGLYLTLSICFHCWVLNLRWLESNHFVWTDGLQALFVFQRTVAVLYYYLYKRTAEYMGDPRLYEDSLWLRNAFARGRQ from the exons ATGCTCCAGACTAGTAACTACTCCCTGGTGCTGCTGATCCAGCTGACACTGTTGGCCTATGACCTCTTCGTCAACTCCTTCAGTGAGCTCCTGAGGGCGGCGCCTGTCATCCAACTAGTGCTTTTCAT CATCCAGGACATTGCCATCTTGTTCAACGTGATCATCGTTCTGCTGATGATGTTCAACACCTACGTGTTCCAGGTTGGCCTGCTGTCCCTTCTGCTGGAGAGGTTCAGGGCTCTGCTGATATTGTCTGGTCTTTACCTGACGCTCAGCATCTGCTTCCACTGCTGGGTGTTG aacctGAGATGGCTTGAGTCCAACCATTTTGTTTGGACTGATGGTCTTCaagctctttttgttttccagagAACAG TGGCAGTGTTGTATTACTACTTATACAAACGAACAGCAGAGTATATGGGAGACCCAAGGCTGTACGAGGACTCTCTGTGGCTGCGGAATGCCTTCGCCAGAGGTCGTCAGTGA
- the tmem258 gene encoding transmembrane protein 258, whose amino-acid sequence MELEAMTRYTSPVNPAVFPHLTVVLLAIGMFFTAWFFVYEVTSTKYTRDVYKELLISLVASLFMGFGVLFLLLWVGIYV is encoded by the exons ATG GAACTCGAGGCGATGACCAGATACACCAGCCCGGTGAACCCGGCTGTGTTCCCGCACCTCACTGTCGTCCTGCTGGCCATCGGCATGTTCTTCACGGCCTGGTTCTTCGT CTACGAGGTGACGTCAACTAAATACACCCGGGACGTCTACAAAGAGCTGCTGATCTCCCTTGTGGCTTCACTTTTCATGGGCTTCGGTGTGCTGTTCTTACTACTCTGGGTTGGCATCTATGTATGA